A part of Amblyraja radiata isolate CabotCenter1 chromosome 35, sAmbRad1.1.pri, whole genome shotgun sequence genomic DNA contains:
- the LOC116991949 gene encoding adenylate kinase isoenzyme 5-like: MSSSEAKDYISKREIPLLFESMLTGLMYHRPDEPIEYLENCLKKVKEIGGLERVRWDTFIAQERRALPPVSGSQARRALYRSVLSESHSLATDRYDRLPPIHQFSIESDTDLSETDELIEEYVLFDPAKPRPRVILVIGGPASGKGTQSMKMAECYGFIYISVGELLREKMLHNATTNRKWGLIAKIITNGELAPQETTINEIKQQLMQQPDAQGFVIDGFPREVSQAICFDDQICVPDLVIYLSCASPRLRERLEKRAEQGRPDNNPKAIQRRLATFKQNAVPLVQYYEEKHLIVTLDGDREEEEVFTDIRANVDGKIAAGSHATAGPSVPALPQAAEASVDTEEKPVEGASGEEPLAEKLRVTKIIFVIGGPGSGKGSQCVKMMEKYGFTHLSTGNLMRKEISNETDRGKKIKKIMADGGLVPLGITLDLLKDAMMENLQETKGFMIDGYPRTLKQAETFDKSFSTPSVVLLIDCNPEVMKQRLINRGQTSGRFDDNEVTISKRVETYFVDSVPVVKHYENKGLLRKIQGVGTEDDVFQSITAIIDEL; this comes from the exons AGTATGTTGACGGGCCTCATGTACCACCGCCCCGATGAACCCATCGAATACCTGGAGAACTGCCTGAAGAAAGTGAAGGAGATCGGCGGACTGGAGAGGGTGCGATGGGATACCTTCATCGCTCAGGAGCGGCGGGCATTGCCTCCTGTCAGCGGGAGCCAGGCCAGGAGGGCCCTCTACCGAAGTG tGCTCTCGGAGAGTCACAGCCTGGCCACCGACCGCTACGACCGACTGCCCCCCATCCACCAGTTCTCCATCGAGAGCGACACAGACCTGTCGGAGACGGACGAACTGATCGAGGAGTACGTGCTGTTTGACCCCGCAAAGCCCAGGCCAAGGGTCATCCTCGTCATCG GGGGTCCAGCCAGCGGCAAGGGTACGCAGAGCATGAAGATGGCGGAGTGCTACGGATTCATCTACATCTCGGTGGGCGAGCTTCTGCGGGAGAAGATGCTGCACAACGCCACCACCAACAGGAAGTGGGGCCTGATAGCAAAAATCATCACCAACGGCGAGCTGGCACCACAG GAGACAACCATAAATGAGATTAAGCAGCAGTTGATGCAGCAGCCAGATGCCCAGGGCTTTGTCATCGATGGATTCCCACGGGAGGTGTCCCAAGCCATCTGCTTCGATGATCAG ATCTGCGTGCCAGAcctggtgatctatctctcctgcgCCAGCCCGCGACTCAGGGAGAGACTGGAGAAGAGAGCGGAACAAGGCCGACCCGACAACAACCCCAAAGCCATCCAACGGCGCCTCGCCACCTTCAAGCAAAACGCCGTCCCATTAGTCCAGTACTACGAGGAGAAGCATCTCATCGTCACG TTGGACGGAGACAGGGAGGAAgaggaggtgttcacagacatcAGGGCGAACGTGGATGGGAAAATCGCTGCGGGCAGTCACGCCACGGCAG GTCCCAGCGTGCCAGCTCTTCCTCAGGCAGCTGAAGCCAGCGTAGATACTGAGGAAAAG CCCGTGGAAGGAGCTTCAGGCGAAGAGCCGCTAGCAG AGAAACTGAGAGTCACCAAAATTATCTTTGTGATTG GGGGCCCTGGGTCAGGAAAAGGGAGCCAGTGCGTGAAAATGATGGAGAAATATGGCTTCACACACCTGTCCACTGGCAACCTGATGCGGAAGGAGATCAGTAACGAAACGGACCGAGGTAAAAAGATTAAGAAGATAATGGCAGATGGAGGTCTGGTCCCATTG GGAATAACATTGGATCTTCTGAAGGATGCTATGATGGAGAACCTGCAGGAGACCAAAGGCTTCATGATCGATGGGTATCCCCGGACTTTGAAACAAGCCGAAACCTTTGACAAATCA TTCTCCACTCCCAGCGTGGTGCTCCTCATCGACTGCAACCCCGAGGTGATGAAGCAGCGGCTGATAAACCGCGGACAGACCAGCGGCCGCTTCGACGACAACGAGGTGACGATCAGCAAGCGGGTTGAAACCTACTTCGTGGACTCTGTCCCGGTGGTGAAACATTACGAGAACAAAGGACTACTAAGAAAG